GCCTGGGTGATGGCGCTCACCACCGCGATGCTTCCCACGCCGGTCGCCAGGACCGCAGGCGCGCGTTCGAGGCTTATACCGCCGATGGCGACGGTGGGATAATCCCCGAGCCGTTCGATATGACGGGCCAGCTGTTCAAGCCCTTGCGGAGCTGAAGGCATCTGCTTGGTCTGGGTCGGAAAAACGTGTCCCAGGGCGATGTAAGACGGACGTGCCGCCAGCGCCACGTCGATCTCCATGTCGTCATGCGTCGACACGCCAAGACGCAAGCCGGCGCGACGAATGGCTTCCAGATCGGTGGTCTCCAGATCCTCCTGACCCAGATGCACGCCGTAAGCCTGGTGCTTAATCGCCAGACGCCAGTAGTCATTGATAAACAGGCGGGCGTCATAGCGACGCCCCAGGGCAATGGCCGCCACAATATCGGCCTCAACCTCATCATCCTGCTTATCCTTGATGCGCAGCTGCAGGGTTTTTACCCCGGCGGTCAGCAGACGCTCAAGCCACGCCACGCTGTCGACCACCGGGTAAAGCCCCAGACGAAACGGCACTGGCGGAAAGTTGGGCTGATACATTACGCCTCCTCTTTTTTGAGGTAGATTTCGCCGCCCCGGGCGCGGAAGGTCTCTGACATATCGGCCATTCCCACTTCGATAGTCTGCGCCGCGGCGTAATCACGCACCTCCTGGCTGATTTTCATCGAGCAGAATTTCGGCCCG
This DNA window, taken from Leclercia adecarboxylata, encodes the following:
- the thiE gene encoding thiamine phosphate synthase, whose translation is MYQPNFPPVPFRLGLYPVVDSVAWLERLLTAGVKTLQLRIKDKQDDEVEADIVAAIALGRRYDARLFINDYWRLAIKHQAYGVHLGQEDLETTDLEAIRRAGLRLGVSTHDDMEIDVALAARPSYIALGHVFPTQTKQMPSAPQGLEQLARHIERLGDYPTVAIGGISLERAPAVLATGVGSIAVVSAITQAGDWQAATAQLLQLAGTGDE